Proteins co-encoded in one Leptodactylus fuscus isolate aLepFus1 chromosome 4, aLepFus1.hap2, whole genome shotgun sequence genomic window:
- the RBBP8 gene encoding DNA endonuclease RBBP8 has product MNISGSSCGSPSSTEILSATDLFKELWTKLKDCHDKELQELQMKVNKLKTQRCLDAQRLEEFYTKNQQLREQQKALHDTIKVLEDRLRAGLCDRCAVTEEHMRKKQQEFENIRQQNLKLITELMDDKNTLQDENKRLSKQVEHLQKAAESMKKIHEDVVGGDGDDGIIPDSPVSSIPINVVSRMRRKKSSKHVRYTERPQNESSASECTNSSGARIFTSTQVNTRKEEAILVADTCALQLSPVSAKQEVGDFTSEKPVFNLAAVVAETIGLDAHVEESQSQSVLNNLRTNAGAVQVLKYEEHSPRLSELELSENVQSNPHDLEWDSQRISPVFGMAASKIDTTAKLDTSTSLLPTGFSLKSSYSNKPSVHVLSEDTSLVMALCHRTEKNSVISQCSGNKQQPLHRSTSDSLISGTNAGFMSKDNMDHEGYKQTASRCGKRKKVESEVETNCEMATVNKENDFPLKIANGAGDLSLDKPLDLSDRFSGLSPQQKGQETSRSKMKQSTIQDTFKLVPRSNSSMGHHFQGSYLQPREVPSHQTATHKKARKGDCTEIRPQTDLEGAQEDSQLFDDTEEPGAHVPKRPSRSVQRVCKQASVLQPNPHAVQPRDKEEDLASVENVQWSIDPGADLSQYKMDNTVVDGKDGCHINTEYEDLDYTYVSESMLLKMKDPKNTNDSPHQENKGHDSFAELFDKTECEEYVSYAQEHSPSQRMDCEEEPDGSTPLKVSMNARGSQGKGEAYQKQKAYVEPYVQDVTMKKSIVDFPHIEVVRNKEERRKLQGHTCKECELYYADLPEEERAKKLSACSRHRARYIPPSTPENFWEVGFPSTQTCKERGYIKEQMSPCQRPRRRQPYNAMFSTKSKEQKT; this is encoded by the exons ATGAATATTTCAGGAAGCAGCTGTGGCAGTCCAAGCTCTACTGAAATTCTTAGCGCCACTGACTTGTTTAAGGAACTGTGGACAAAGTTAAAGGACTGTCATGATAAAGAGCTGCAAG AGCTTCAAATGAAAGTTAACAAGTTGAAGACTCAAAGATGTTT GGATGCCCAGAGACTTGAAGAATTTTACACTAAAAACCAGCAGCTAAGGGAGCAGCAGAAGGCACTTCATGACACTATAAAAGTCCTTGAGGACCG GTTACGGGCTGGACTTTGTGACCGCTGTGCAGTAACAGAGGAGCACATGAGGAAGAAGCAGCAGGAATTCGAGAACATCAGACAACAGAACCTGAAACTTATCACAGAGCTTA TGGATGACAAGAACACATTGCAGGATGAGAACAAGAGGCTTTCAAAACAAGTTGAACACTTGCAGAAGGCAGCTGA GTCAATGAAAAAGATACATGAAGACGTTGTAGGAGGTGATGGTGATGATGGCATTATTCCTGATTCACCAGTCAGTTCTATTCCTATAAATGTAGTCAGCAGGATGCGCAGAAAAAAATCAAGCAAACATGTGCGGTATACAGAACGCCCGCAGAATGAATCCAGTGCCTCGGAATGTACCAACA GCTCTGGAGCAAGAATATTTACATCTACCCAAGTAAATACAAGGAAAGAAGAAGCCATCTTGGTTGCTGATACTTGTGCATTACAGTTATCCCCTGTTTCTG CAAAGCAGGAGGTTGGCGATTTTACTTCTGAGAAACCAGTCTTTAATTTAGCTGCTGTGGTAGCTGAAACGATTGGCCTTGACGCTCATGTAGAAGAATCT CAATCCCAGAGTGTACTAAACAACCTGAGGACCAATGCAGGAGCTGTTCAAGTGCTTAAGTATGAGGAGCATTCTCCAAGACTCAGTGAATTAGA ACTCTCCGAGAACGTACAGAGTAATCCACATGACCTGGAGTGGGATTCACAGCGAATATCACCAGTGTTTGGAATGGCCGCTTCCAAAATTGACACCACTGCCAAATTAGATACTAGCACTTCTCTCCTGCCTACTGGATTCAGCCTGAAGTCCTCGTATTCTAACAAGCCTTCTGTCCATGTATTGTCAGAAGATACTTCCCTGGTGATGGCGTTGTGCCACAggacagagaaaaactctgtgatcAGCCAATGCTCAGGCAACAAGCAGCAGCCTTTACACAGGAGCACAAGTGACTCTCTGATCAGTGGCACCAATGCTGGTTTTATGAGCAAAGACAATATGGACCATGAAGGATATAAGCAAACTGCAAGCAGATGTGGCAAGCGGAAAAAGGTAGAAAGTGAAGTAGAAACAAACTGTGAAATGGCAACTGTTAATAAAGAGAATGATTTTCCCTTAAAAATTGCCAATGGTGCCGGAGATCTTTCCCTTGATAAGCCCCTGGATCTCTCAGATAGGTTCTCTGGACTGAGCCCTCAACAGAAAGGGCAAGAGACCTCTAGAAGCAAGATGAAGCAATCTACTATACAAGACACCTTCAAATTAGTTCCCAGAAGCAATTCTTCTATGGGACATCATTTTCAGGGGAGTTATTTACAGCCCAGGGAGGTCCCCTCACATCAAACAGCGACTCATAAGAAGGCAAGAAAGGGAGACTGCACAGAAATCCGGCCACAAACTGATTTGGAAGGAGCTCAGGAGGATAGTCAGCTATTTGATGACAcagag GAACCTGGAGCCCATGTACCAAAAAGGCCTAGTAGATCGGTGCAGAGAGTCTGCAAGCAAGCATCAGTGCTGCAACCAAATCCTCACGCTGTACAACCCAGAGACAAAGAGGAAG ACTTGGCTTCTGTTGAGAATGTGCAGTGGAGCATTGACCCGGGAGCAGACCTTTCTCAGTATAAAATGGACAACACTGTTGTAGATGGCAAG GACGGATGCCACATTAATACAGAATATGAAGATTTGGATTACACCTATGTCAGTGAAAGTATGCTGTTAAAAATGAAAGATCCCAAAAACACAAATGACAGTCCAC ATCAGGAAAATAAAGGGCATGACAGTTTTGCAGAATTGTTTGACAAGACGGAATGTGAGGAGTATGTGTCATATGCCCAAGAACACAGCCCGTCCCAGAGGATGGACTGTGAGGAAGAACCCGATGGATCCACACCACTCAAAGTATCCATGAATGCAAGAG GGAGCCAAGGAAAAGGAGAAGCCTACCAGAAGCAAAAGGCCTACGTTGAGCCCTATGTACAGGATGTGACAAT GAAAAAGTCTATAGTGGATTTTCCTCATATTGAGGTTGTGCGAAacaaggaagaaagaaggaaacTGCAGGGCCATACCTGTAAAGAATGTGAATTG TACTATGCAGACCTTCCAGAAGAAGAGAGAGCGAAGAAGTTGTCAGCCTGCTCCAGGCACCGAGCCCGTTACATCCCACCCAGTACTCCAGAAAACTTCTGGGAAGTGGGATTTCCTTCAACACAGACTTGCAAAGAAagag GTTACATAAAAGAGCAGATGTCCCCTTGTCAGAGACCACGGAGAAGACAACCATACAATGCAATGTTTTCTACAAAAAGCAAGGAACAGAAGACTTAA